In the genome of Bubalus kerabau isolate K-KA32 ecotype Philippines breed swamp buffalo chromosome 8, PCC_UOA_SB_1v2, whole genome shotgun sequence, one region contains:
- the NT5C3A gene encoding cytosolic 5'-nucleotidase 3A isoform X2, with amino-acid sequence MLNQDSAVHVKMMPEIQKNSVHIKNPTRVEEIICGLIKGGAAKLQIITDFDMTLSRFSYKGKRCPSCHNVIDNCKLITDECRKKLLQLKEKYYAIEVDPVLTIEEKYPYIVEWYTKSHSLLVEQALPKAKLKEIVEESDIMLKEGYENFFDKLQQYGIPVFIFSAGIGDVLEEVIRQAGVYYPNVKVVSNFMDFDDNGLLKGFKGELIHVFNKHDGSLKNTEYFNQLKDNSNIILLGDSQGDLKMADGVANVEHILKIGYLNDRVDELLEKYMDSYDIVLVKDESLEVANSILQKIL; translated from the exons ATGCTTAATCAAGATTCTGCTGTACATGTGAAAATG ATGCCGGAAATCCAGAAAAATTCAGTTCACATCAAGAACCCTACAAGAGTAGAAGAAATTATCTGTGGTCTTATCAAAGGAGGAGCTGCTAAACTTCAG ATAATAACAGACTTTGATATGACACTGAGTCGATTTTCCTACAAAGGAAAAAGATGCCCATCATGTCATA atGTCATTGACAACTGTAAGCTAATCACAGATGAATGTCGAAAAAAG TTACTGcaactaaaggaaaaatattatgcTATTGAAGTTGATCCTGTTCTTACTATAGAAGAGAAGTACCCTTATATAGTAGAATG GTATACTAAATCACATAGTTTGCTTGTTGAACAGGCTTTACCAAAAGCCAAACTTAAAGAAATTGTGGAAGAATCTGACATTATGCTCAA GGAAGGATATGAGAATTTCTTTGATAAGCTGCAACAATACGGTATTCCTGTGTTCATATTTTCGGCTGGTATCGGTGATGTGCTGGAGGAAGTTATCCGTCAAGCTGGTGTATATTACCCAAATGTCAAAGTAGTGTCCAACTTCATGGATTTTGATGACAAT GGGCTGCTCAAAGGATTTAAAGGAGAACTAATTCATGTGTTTAACAAACATGATGGTTCCTTGAAGAATACAGAATATTTCAATCAACTAAAAGACAATAGCAACATAATTCTCCTGGGAGACTCCCAAGGGGACTTAAAAATGGCAGATGGAGTAGCCAATGTGGAACACATCCTGAAAATTGGGTATCTAAATGATAGA GTGGATGAGCTTTTAGAAAAGTACATGGACTCTTATGATATTGTTCTAGTAAAAGATGAATCACTGGAAGTAGCCAACTCTATCTTACAGAAGATTCTATAA